A stretch of the Archangium violaceum genome encodes the following:
- a CDS encoding helix-turn-helix domain-containing protein encodes MSKRLGEVARAARLQAGLTQVDVAERIGMATEVYGRLERGLMLPSVLSLWRLCVTLRIPADLLLGFSSERPPSWAPTPPVEPEGAQVRRLMRSVRKLKAPQLRTLRLMIASLLREA; translated from the coding sequence TTGTCCAAGAGACTCGGTGAGGTGGCTCGCGCGGCGCGGCTCCAGGCGGGCCTGACGCAGGTGGATGTGGCCGAGCGCATCGGCATGGCCACGGAGGTCTATGGTCGGCTGGAGCGGGGGTTGATGCTGCCCAGCGTCCTGTCATTGTGGCGCTTGTGCGTGACGCTCCGGATTCCGGCGGATCTCCTGCTCGGGTTCTCCTCCGAGCGACCTCCCTCGTGGGCGCCCACTCCTCCCGTTGAGCCCGAGGGTGCTCAGGTCCGTCGGCTGATGCGCTCGGTGCGCAAGCTGAAGGCGCCCCAGCTCCGCACACTGCGCCTGATGATCGCCTCGCTCCTGCGAGAGGCCTAG
- a CDS encoding NUDIX domain-containing protein, which produces MSTKKGSDVRTIETLSSREVYRNRWMTVREDAIRRQDGSEGIYGVVSKLDFSLIIPFEAGAFHLVEQYRYPVRGRYLEFPQGSWEAQADAPPEVVAAGELREETGLTAGRMSYLGHVLTSPGYSNQGMHVFLAEALTAGAPQLSPEESDLVCTRVTVEQFETLVREGRIKDAGTLSAYALFRMHKRLPE; this is translated from the coding sequence ATGAGCACGAAAAAGGGCTCGGACGTCAGAACCATCGAGACGCTGTCCTCGAGGGAGGTCTACCGCAACCGCTGGATGACCGTGCGAGAGGACGCCATTCGCAGACAGGACGGCTCGGAGGGTATCTATGGCGTCGTCTCCAAGCTGGATTTCTCCCTCATCATTCCTTTCGAGGCAGGCGCATTCCATCTGGTGGAGCAGTACCGCTACCCGGTGCGGGGACGGTATCTGGAGTTCCCTCAGGGCTCCTGGGAGGCCCAGGCGGACGCGCCGCCCGAGGTCGTCGCCGCCGGGGAGTTGAGAGAAGAGACGGGGCTGACGGCAGGGCGCATGAGCTACCTGGGGCATGTGCTGACCAGCCCGGGGTATTCCAATCAAGGCATGCACGTCTTCCTGGCGGAGGCGCTCACCGCGGGCGCGCCCCAACTCTCGCCAGAGGAGAGCGACCTGGTGTGCACGCGGGTGACCGTCGAGCAATTCGAAACGCTCGTCAGGGAAGGGCGCATCAAGGATGCGGGCACCCTGTCCGCCTATGCCCTGTTCCGGATGCACAAACGCCTGCCGGAGTGA
- a CDS encoding sedoheptulose 7-phosphate cyclase, with translation MMSTPSGALESTQAAEHVWHVNAIRPVKYRVLECSGLFQTGNDTLVTHLFASKGRRRRALLVVDETVARLHGASIQRYFERHEVETSLFPLATTESEKNIENVLRISKAMHAFGLNRRSDPLIGIGGGVLLDIVGLAANLYRRGTPYIRVPTTLMGLIDAGIGVKTGVNFDEHKNRLGSYYAPDAAFLDRTFLNTLDARHVSNGLAEVLKMALIKDARLFELMERHASRLVPDRLLGSPDYDEIFRRAVHGMLEELEPNLWEDTLERCVDYGHSFSPLLEMKALPGLLHGEAVGIDMVFSLILARNRGLTEARDVERVVAVMRHLALPLSNPLVTPEFMREGLEDATRHRDGKQRLPLTRGLGGCTFVNDVTPAELARAVEDHHRLAARFEAAAA, from the coding sequence ATGATGAGCACTCCGAGCGGTGCGCTCGAGTCGACACAAGCGGCTGAGCATGTCTGGCACGTCAACGCCATCCGTCCCGTGAAGTACCGGGTGTTGGAGTGCTCGGGGTTGTTCCAGACAGGGAATGACACCCTGGTCACCCACCTCTTCGCCTCGAAGGGGCGGCGCCGGCGCGCGCTGCTGGTGGTGGATGAGACGGTGGCGCGGCTCCACGGAGCCTCCATCCAACGCTACTTCGAGCGCCACGAGGTGGAGACGTCCCTCTTCCCACTGGCCACCACGGAGTCGGAGAAGAACATCGAGAACGTGCTGCGCATTTCCAAGGCCATGCATGCCTTCGGGCTGAACCGGCGCAGTGATCCGCTGATTGGCATTGGCGGAGGCGTGCTGCTGGACATCGTGGGACTGGCGGCCAATCTCTACCGTCGTGGCACCCCCTACATCCGCGTGCCCACCACGTTGATGGGGCTCATCGACGCGGGAATCGGCGTCAAGACAGGCGTCAATTTCGACGAGCACAAGAACCGGCTCGGCAGCTACTACGCGCCCGACGCCGCGTTCCTGGACCGCACCTTCCTGAACACCCTGGACGCGCGCCACGTGAGCAACGGTCTGGCCGAGGTGCTCAAGATGGCGCTCATCAAAGACGCGCGTCTGTTTGAGCTGATGGAGCGCCACGCCTCGCGGCTGGTGCCGGATCGCCTGCTCGGCTCTCCGGACTACGACGAGATCTTCCGCCGCGCCGTGCATGGAATGCTGGAGGAGTTGGAGCCCAATCTCTGGGAGGACACGCTGGAGCGGTGCGTGGACTACGGGCACTCCTTCAGCCCCCTGCTGGAGATGAAGGCACTGCCGGGGCTGCTGCACGGAGAGGCCGTGGGTATCGACATGGTGTTCAGCCTCATCCTCGCCCGCAACCGCGGCCTGACGGAGGCGCGGGACGTCGAGCGCGTGGTGGCGGTCATGCGCCACCTGGCGCTGCCCCTCTCCAACCCGCTGGTGACGCCCGAGTTCATGCGGGAGGGCCTGGAGGACGCCACCCGCCACCGGGACGGCAAGCAGAGGCTGCCGCTCACCCGGGGCCTCGGCGGCTGCACCTTCGTCAATGACGTGACTCCGGCGGAGCTGGCCCGCGCCGTGGAAGACCACCACCGGCTTGCCGCCCGCTTCGAGGCCGCGGCTGCTTGA
- a CDS encoding ROK family protein yields MTSRRASGASIAFDIGGTWFRSGLVTPEGTLVRASREPAVSFRSRPDLSVPQLQQALVDYLVREYHRLAVEAPGGPPRQAAISMGAALDGRTGFLWNSGPLWGPECRPFELGAALEATAPGVRWTVVNDISAALLWHVARAGWPPGRTVLVTISTGIGSRTWDGERRRIPLDPVCGMQGEIGHLPITFRLGDAVLERACDCGGPNHLNAFCSGSALTALLPRFARQYAELLRGTPLAESAPESLGFTDLAASAQRAEPFARRVLEDLTRPLAEVLLHQFTLDPDVERVVLTGGVLHGLAPHYLDVLLAQLERLGLYQLSAREPGFFRTRLVTGQDDDQAGLLGAVLAASFQEEGGTRV; encoded by the coding sequence GTGACTTCCCGGCGCGCCTCTGGCGCCTCCATCGCCTTCGACATCGGCGGGACGTGGTTCCGCTCCGGGCTCGTCACGCCGGAGGGAACGCTCGTGCGCGCGTCACGCGAGCCGGCGGTCAGCTTCCGCTCCCGCCCGGACCTGTCCGTGCCCCAGCTCCAGCAGGCCCTCGTGGACTACCTCGTGCGGGAGTACCACCGGCTGGCCGTGGAGGCCCCCGGAGGCCCGCCGCGTCAGGCCGCCATCTCCATGGGGGCCGCGCTCGACGGGCGCACCGGCTTCCTGTGGAACTCGGGTCCCCTCTGGGGACCGGAGTGCCGCCCCTTCGAGCTCGGCGCCGCCCTGGAGGCCACGGCCCCCGGCGTGAGGTGGACCGTCGTCAATGACATCTCCGCCGCGCTCCTCTGGCACGTGGCCCGCGCGGGCTGGCCGCCGGGCCGGACGGTGCTCGTGACGATCAGCACCGGCATCGGCAGCCGCACCTGGGACGGGGAGCGCCGCCGCATTCCCCTGGATCCGGTGTGCGGCATGCAGGGAGAGATAGGCCATCTGCCCATCACCTTCCGGCTCGGGGACGCGGTGTTGGAGCGCGCATGTGACTGCGGCGGCCCCAACCACCTCAATGCCTTCTGCTCGGGCTCGGCACTCACCGCCCTGCTGCCCCGGTTCGCCCGCCAGTACGCGGAGCTGCTGCGCGGCACGCCCCTGGCGGAGAGCGCGCCCGAGTCCCTGGGCTTCACGGACCTGGCAGCCTCCGCCCAGCGAGCGGAGCCCTTCGCCCGCCGCGTGCTGGAGGATCTCACGCGCCCGCTCGCGGAGGTGCTCCTCCACCAGTTCACGCTGGACCCGGACGTGGAGCGCGTGGTGCTCACCGGGGGAGTGCTGCACGGCCTCGCGCCGCACTACCTGGATGTGCTGCTGGCGCAGCTGGAGCGGCTCGGGCTGTACCAGCTCAGCGCGCGCGAGCCCGGCTTCTTCCGCACGCGGCTCGTCACGGGCCAGGACGACGACCAGGCCGGGCTGCTCGGGGCGGTGCTCGCGGCCAGCTTCCAGGAAGAAGGGGGCACCCGCGTATGA
- a CDS encoding zinc-dependent alcohol dehydrogenase, producing the protein MRNDMLPSHHRALVRDGHRLPVETLVPTLAPGPEDVLVRVRAAGVCGTDLQILRGLRNDPADILGHEALGEVITAGAWEDGPRPGDTVAFNPTHPGDPGRLLGHTLPGVFQQYVRVPRADVEAGMLVPVEAGLDPRLGALAEPLSAVLYSGELLRQAVLPESVALFGAGTVGLLHLVCLRRAGVRRVFLVHPREERLAWLVSRGQVAPAEAVSALDAPAEHLLRETGGVGVDAAVICTPRTGSLAALGEAVRAVRPGGCIDLLGGFPADAGLEALPGVDLAEIRRANECGQPSPGRLFPVRTAKERPLVLTGHRGAAARHLREAVSLLRSAPGAFAWLVTHVVSPDVAARALRLHAGTGAHRFEGEEWLKMVIDFERGAGFLARSPLGAGGGA; encoded by the coding sequence ATGAGGAACGACATGCTGCCCTCCCATCACCGGGCCCTCGTCCGGGACGGCCACCGGCTGCCCGTGGAGACGCTCGTTCCCACTCTGGCACCCGGCCCGGAGGACGTGCTCGTGCGGGTGCGCGCGGCGGGCGTGTGCGGTACGGATCTGCAAATCCTCCGCGGCCTGAGGAACGACCCGGCCGACATCCTCGGACACGAGGCGCTGGGCGAGGTCATCACGGCGGGCGCGTGGGAGGACGGACCACGTCCCGGTGACACCGTGGCCTTCAACCCCACCCACCCGGGTGACCCGGGCCGGCTGCTCGGCCACACGCTGCCCGGCGTCTTCCAGCAGTACGTGCGCGTGCCGCGCGCGGACGTGGAGGCCGGCATGCTGGTGCCGGTGGAGGCGGGACTGGATCCGCGGCTCGGCGCGCTGGCGGAGCCCCTCTCGGCGGTCCTCTACAGCGGCGAGCTGCTGCGTCAGGCCGTCCTCCCGGAGTCGGTGGCCCTGTTCGGCGCGGGCACCGTGGGGCTGCTGCACCTCGTCTGCCTGCGGCGGGCCGGGGTGCGGCGTGTGTTCCTGGTACACCCGCGAGAGGAGCGCCTGGCGTGGCTCGTGTCGCGGGGGCAGGTGGCCCCGGCCGAGGCCGTGTCCGCGCTCGATGCGCCCGCGGAGCACCTCCTGAGGGAGACGGGGGGCGTGGGGGTTGATGCCGCCGTCATCTGCACCCCGCGCACCGGCTCGCTCGCCGCGCTTGGCGAGGCCGTGCGCGCCGTGCGCCCGGGCGGATGCATCGATCTCCTCGGCGGCTTCCCCGCCGACGCGGGCCTGGAGGCGCTGCCGGGCGTGGACCTCGCCGAAATCCGTCGCGCCAACGAATGTGGCCAGCCCTCGCCGGGCCGGCTCTTCCCGGTGCGCACGGCGAAGGAACGCCCCCTGGTGCTCACCGGCCACCGGGGCGCGGCGGCCCGGCACCTGCGCGAGGCCGTGTCCCTGCTGCGGAGCGCTCCCGGCGCCTTCGCCTGGCTCGTCACACACGTTGTCTCACCGGATGTCGCCGCCCGGGCGCTGCGGTTGCACGCAGGGACGGGGGCCCACCGGTTCGAGGGAGAGGAGTGGTTGAAGATGGTCATCGACTTCGAGCGTGGCGCGGGCTTCCTCGCGCGGTCGCCCCTGGGGGCGGGAGGTGGAGCATGA
- a CDS encoding SDR family NAD(P)-dependent oxidoreductase, whose protein sequence is MTGRTGPLTGRRVLISGGSSGIGNGIARGLFEAGASVTILSRRPPREWERLMPADWPVERCWLPADFTRLEEVIPRLERWLEEDGRGLDVLVHSAVTYGSNGRRPLREMHLEEWDRVFAVGPRAYFTLVRAVLPRLLERPRALILSLSSEVAFNAGPGRIDYAASKAAARNLSLSLAQELAGTGISVVDLLPEGMVDTPGIRRRRRTTTELAGYATPDSFIPAACRLVASLGEGLSGTCLVVPPGGDAYPFDERPAVSQTRDADLSASAPASHPVPSSRD, encoded by the coding sequence ATGACGGGCAGAACAGGGCCACTCACCGGCCGCCGGGTGCTCATCTCCGGCGGCTCCAGCGGCATTGGCAATGGCATCGCCCGGGGGCTCTTCGAAGCGGGCGCCAGCGTCACCATCCTCTCGCGTCGTCCCCCCCGGGAGTGGGAACGCCTCATGCCGGCCGACTGGCCCGTGGAGCGCTGCTGGCTGCCGGCGGACTTCACGCGGCTGGAGGAGGTGATACCCCGGCTGGAGCGGTGGCTGGAGGAGGATGGCCGGGGGCTGGATGTGCTGGTGCACTCGGCCGTCACCTACGGCTCCAACGGGCGCCGGCCGCTGCGAGAGATGCACCTGGAGGAGTGGGACCGCGTGTTCGCCGTCGGCCCGCGCGCCTACTTCACCCTCGTCCGGGCCGTGCTGCCACGGCTGCTGGAGCGGCCCCGTGCGCTCATCCTCTCCCTGTCCTCGGAGGTGGCCTTCAACGCGGGACCGGGCCGCATCGACTACGCGGCCTCCAAGGCCGCCGCGCGCAACCTGTCGCTCAGCCTGGCCCAGGAACTGGCGGGCACGGGCATCAGCGTGGTGGACCTGCTGCCCGAGGGCATGGTGGACACACCGGGCATCCGCCGGCGCCGCCGCACGACCACGGAGCTCGCCGGGTATGCCACACCGGACAGCTTCATCCCCGCGGCCTGCCGGCTCGTGGCCTCGCTGGGCGAGGGCCTGAGCGGAACCTGCCTCGTCGTTCCCCCCGGCGGCGACGCCTACCCCTTCGATGAGCGCCCCGCGGTGTCGCAGACACGCGATGCCGACCTGAGCGCATCCGCCCCCGCCTCCCACCCCGTTCCTTCCTCGAGAGACTGA
- a CDS encoding glycosyltransferase, with the protein MLAPNTTASPATVPAPAVPEPHIDRVTPPRLEDYRGIVDDPVMDDIARLAAELRGVRVAHFNTTARGGGVAVMLRALLSFAVQLGLEHYAEVIPLDERSCRFMARMADLLQGGGPGELDRAEGDAFVAGVERALRGMSRRGADVYWVHDIQLVPMAQLLPSLRPAVWFSHLDTAHPEPRAADFIRGFLEPYVLNVNNTPWSAFMEGGHPFATFTLGIDAFGRKNRPMSAEEGAAVLRRCGIDVTRPLVAQVSRFGRWKNPWQAVDIHRELKRRVPGVQLALVGAMEATDDVEAARVLEEVRAHAAGDPDVHLLWDPERVGPDEVNAAQRHAHVVLQRSSREGFGFTVTEAMWKGQPVVGTSATGVRYQLEHGRTGFIADDTHEAAEHAARLISDRAFHARMGAAAQQHVRNHFLLPVMVRDYLALVHRVVRGA; encoded by the coding sequence ATGCTTGCACCCAACACCACGGCCTCTCCAGCCACCGTCCCCGCTCCCGCCGTGCCGGAGCCGCACATCGACCGGGTAACGCCGCCCCGACTGGAGGACTACCGGGGCATCGTGGACGACCCGGTCATGGACGACATCGCGCGCCTGGCGGCGGAACTGCGAGGCGTACGGGTGGCCCACTTCAACACCACGGCGCGCGGCGGCGGCGTCGCGGTGATGCTACGGGCGCTGCTGTCGTTCGCCGTCCAGCTCGGCCTCGAGCACTACGCGGAGGTCATCCCGCTGGACGAGCGCAGCTGCCGCTTCATGGCGCGGATGGCGGACCTGCTGCAGGGCGGCGGCCCCGGCGAGCTGGACCGCGCCGAGGGCGATGCCTTCGTCGCGGGCGTGGAGCGCGCGCTGCGGGGCATGTCCCGCCGCGGCGCTGACGTCTACTGGGTGCATGACATCCAGCTCGTGCCCATGGCGCAGTTGCTGCCCTCGCTGCGGCCGGCCGTCTGGTTCTCCCACCTGGACACGGCCCATCCCGAGCCGCGCGCGGCGGACTTCATCCGCGGCTTCCTGGAGCCGTACGTGCTGAACGTGAACAACACGCCCTGGTCCGCCTTCATGGAGGGTGGCCATCCCTTCGCCACCTTCACGCTGGGCATCGATGCCTTCGGCCGGAAGAACCGGCCGATGTCCGCCGAGGAGGGCGCGGCGGTGCTGCGGCGCTGCGGCATCGACGTCACCCGCCCGCTGGTGGCGCAGGTGTCACGTTTCGGCCGCTGGAAGAACCCGTGGCAGGCGGTGGACATCCACCGGGAGCTGAAGCGGCGGGTGCCGGGCGTGCAGCTCGCCCTGGTGGGCGCCATGGAGGCCACCGACGACGTGGAAGCTGCCCGCGTGCTGGAGGAAGTGCGCGCGCATGCGGCCGGGGACCCGGACGTGCACCTGCTGTGGGACCCCGAGCGCGTGGGCCCCGACGAGGTCAACGCCGCGCAGCGCCACGCCCACGTCGTCCTCCAGCGCTCGTCGCGCGAGGGCTTCGGCTTCACCGTCACCGAGGCCATGTGGAAGGGGCAACCCGTGGTGGGCACGTCCGCCACCGGAGTGCGCTACCAACTGGAGCACGGCCGCACCGGCTTCATCGCCGATGACACCCACGAGGCCGCCGAGCATGCCGCGCGCCTCATCTCCGACCGGGCGTTCCACGCGCGAATGGGCGCGGCGGCGCAGCAGCACGTGCGCAACCACTTCCTGCTGCCGGTGATGGTGCGCGACTACCTCGCCCTCGTGCACCGCGTGGTGCGGGGGGCTTGA
- a CDS encoding sugar phosphate isomerase/epimerase family protein gives MVRFGLATWMLDEPGPAALDTAARLGLSCVQVEYAAPGLAHHAGDPAVRESYRRARERTGVAIVGMGAKAVNDLGMTAPAGTPAHDRCRAVMHGAIDAAADLEIPLVFFPSFRASQIHDDEGLRHTARLLREACRRAADQGLCVGSENTLGAEGNHRLVDVVDAPNFRVILDSFNPTLFGHRVPPLLEALHGHIADQVHAKDGVGGRMGSAPLGTGEGRFDETMAALRTLGFSGCILLENDYRGAAHRIPADLDTLARHFPPGEPRP, from the coding sequence ATGGTCCGGTTCGGGCTGGCCACATGGATGCTGGACGAGCCGGGTCCGGCGGCGCTGGACACCGCGGCGAGGCTGGGACTGTCCTGCGTCCAGGTGGAGTACGCCGCACCCGGGCTGGCCCACCACGCCGGGGACCCCGCCGTGCGCGAGTCCTACCGGCGCGCGCGCGAGCGCACGGGCGTGGCCATCGTTGGCATGGGCGCCAAGGCCGTCAATGACCTGGGCATGACGGCGCCCGCGGGCACGCCGGCCCACGACCGGTGCCGGGCTGTCATGCACGGCGCCATCGACGCCGCGGCGGACCTGGAGATTCCCCTGGTGTTCTTCCCCAGCTTCCGGGCCAGCCAGATCCACGATGACGAGGGCCTGCGTCACACGGCCCGGCTGCTGCGGGAAGCTTGCCGCCGGGCCGCGGACCAGGGCCTGTGCGTGGGCTCGGAGAACACCCTGGGCGCGGAAGGCAACCACCGGCTGGTGGACGTGGTGGACGCGCCCAACTTCCGCGTCATCCTCGACAGCTTCAACCCCACCCTTTTCGGCCACCGGGTGCCCCCCTTGCTGGAGGCGCTGCACGGCCACATCGCGGACCAGGTGCACGCCAAGGACGGCGTGGGCGGGCGCATGGGCAGCGCACCGCTGGGCACGGGCGAAGGCCGGTTCGACGAGACCATGGCGGCGCTGCGGACCCTGGGCTTCTCCGGCTGCATCCTCCTGGAAAACGACTACCGCGGCGCCGCGCACCGCATCCCCGCGGACCTGGACACGCTGGCCCGGCACTTCCCACCGGGCGAGCCACGCCCCTGA
- a CDS encoding HAD family hydrolase → MTQPTASTQTGGTFKGVIFDFNGVLFWDSHLQERAWRELSAEVRGTPFTDEEMRLHVHGRINAYTLSYLLGRTLTPVEEQSLTQRKEGAYRRLCLVDREAFRLSPGAQELLESLRRRGIPRTIATSSPRVNLDFFIEHLSLGRWFNSADILYDDGTFPGKPAPDIYLKAAARLGLAPADCVVVEDAVSGIVAACRAGIGCIVALGPVERHAELLALEGVTAAIARLDELPALLVRDTASWGGLS, encoded by the coding sequence ATGACACAGCCCACGGCATCCACGCAGACGGGCGGTACTTTCAAAGGCGTCATCTTCGACTTCAACGGTGTCTTGTTCTGGGATTCGCACCTCCAGGAGAGGGCCTGGCGCGAGCTGTCCGCGGAGGTACGGGGCACGCCCTTCACCGACGAGGAGATGCGGCTCCACGTCCACGGGCGGATCAACGCCTACACCCTGTCGTACCTGCTCGGGCGGACGCTGACGCCGGTGGAAGAGCAGTCGCTCACCCAGCGCAAGGAGGGCGCCTACCGCCGCCTGTGCCTGGTGGACCGCGAGGCCTTCCGGTTGTCGCCGGGGGCGCAGGAGCTGCTGGAGTCGCTGCGGCGGCGAGGCATCCCGCGCACCATCGCCACGTCCTCGCCACGGGTGAACCTGGACTTCTTCATCGAGCACCTGTCGCTGGGGCGCTGGTTCAACTCCGCCGACATCCTCTATGACGACGGTACCTTCCCGGGGAAGCCCGCGCCGGACATCTACCTGAAGGCCGCGGCGCGGCTGGGTCTGGCGCCTGCCGACTGCGTCGTGGTGGAGGACGCCGTGTCGGGCATTGTCGCGGCATGCCGGGCTGGCATCGGCTGCATCGTCGCGCTCGGGCCGGTGGAGCGGCACGCGGAGCTGCTCGCGTTGGAGGGCGTGACGGCCGCCATCGCCCGTCTGGACGAGTTGCCGGCACTGCTCGTGCGCGACACTGCCAGCTGGGGAGGGCTGTCATGA
- a CDS encoding NAD-dependent epimerase/dehydratase family protein has protein sequence MSAVRHCVVTGGLGFIGRALAEALVRRGDRVTLLARPGGARPPEGTTPWPADLRSTEGLEDALRGADVVFHLAANANTTRAIEEPRYDFEVNVGGTFNLLEAALRARARRFVYVSSAAVYGTPERFPMDELHPTRPFMPYGATKLSGELLCRVFHHAHGLETVIGRPFCVYGPGEDPARAMVEVSRFLRWHLNGLPIPVLGDARRKTRDFVHVDDVVSALLLLAEAGQGGEAYNIGSGEESSMEDLVRLVGEATGRPATLEERPHITDDTYRLVADISRLRALGYAPRVMLAEGVRALARVLGERPALPGPATRFRAGQEGETPAA, from the coding sequence ATGAGCGCGGTCCGCCACTGTGTCGTCACCGGAGGCCTGGGCTTCATTGGCCGGGCCCTGGCCGAGGCGCTGGTGCGCCGCGGAGACCGCGTCACCCTCCTGGCCCGGCCCGGTGGCGCGCGGCCTCCCGAGGGCACCACGCCGTGGCCCGCGGATCTCCGCTCCACGGAGGGGTTGGAGGACGCCCTGCGCGGGGCCGACGTAGTGTTCCACCTGGCCGCCAACGCGAACACCACGCGTGCCATCGAAGAGCCTCGCTACGACTTCGAGGTGAACGTCGGGGGAACGTTCAACCTGCTGGAGGCGGCGCTGCGTGCCCGTGCGCGGCGCTTCGTGTACGTCTCCTCGGCGGCCGTCTACGGCACGCCCGAGCGCTTCCCCATGGACGAGCTGCACCCCACGCGGCCCTTCATGCCCTACGGGGCCACGAAGCTGTCCGGCGAGCTGCTCTGCCGCGTCTTCCACCACGCCCACGGGCTGGAAACCGTCATCGGCCGACCCTTCTGCGTCTACGGCCCGGGCGAGGATCCGGCACGCGCCATGGTGGAGGTGTCTCGCTTCCTGCGTTGGCACCTCAACGGCCTGCCCATTCCGGTGCTGGGTGATGCACGGCGCAAGACGCGCGACTTCGTCCACGTGGACGACGTGGTGAGCGCGCTCCTGCTGCTGGCGGAGGCGGGCCAGGGCGGCGAGGCCTACAACATCGGCAGCGGCGAGGAGTCCTCCATGGAGGACCTGGTGCGCCTGGTGGGCGAGGCCACAGGACGGCCGGCCACCCTGGAGGAGCGGCCCCACATCACCGACGACACCTACCGGCTGGTGGCGGACATCAGCCGGCTCCGTGCGCTGGGCTATGCGCCGCGCGTGATGCTGGCCGAGGGCGTGCGCGCGCTGGCGCGAGTGCTCGGCGAGCGGCCCGCGCTGCCCGGCCCCGCGACGCGCTTCCGGGCCGGGCAGGAGGGGGAGACGCCCGCTGCATGA
- a CDS encoding zinc-dependent alcohol dehydrogenase produces MKAYMLDEPGKLRLGEAEVPRIGPGQVLLRSRRVGVCVSDVYYYRGMARPPRWPVTPGHELLGEVVESRHPEVRVGDRMVYWGQTEFDGLAEYRAIKPILPHIPDDAPWRDHRGFYDASGAAAVVLDPRLPSDIATMLEPMCSVLRTLLAIPPKPGDSALVVGAGPIGLITLQILKQHQACRSVTVIEKDPVRLEVARRLGADHVFRGHADKEALEQLVIDSDGSHVQYVFDTLSYVEDEVRALSMGLLCPGGTYIIFGSTERPQAIDTWPILSKGLAMRSVPFDVRGYPMHHSACAMALGQRLLLHGLVSVSELISRTIDFEDVEAVRSSFEHYGRGGALKTVVRLP; encoded by the coding sequence ATGAAGGCATACATGTTGGACGAGCCGGGCAAGCTGCGGTTGGGCGAGGCGGAAGTTCCGAGGATTGGTCCCGGTCAGGTGCTGCTGCGCAGCCGGCGCGTGGGCGTCTGCGTGTCGGACGTCTACTACTACCGGGGCATGGCCCGCCCGCCGCGCTGGCCCGTCACGCCGGGCCATGAGCTGCTGGGCGAGGTGGTGGAGAGCCGCCATCCCGAGGTGCGCGTGGGAGACCGGATGGTCTACTGGGGGCAGACGGAGTTCGATGGGCTGGCCGAGTACCGCGCCATCAAGCCCATCCTCCCCCACATCCCGGACGATGCGCCGTGGCGGGACCACCGCGGCTTCTACGACGCGAGCGGCGCGGCGGCGGTGGTGCTGGACCCGCGCCTGCCGAGCGACATCGCCACGATGTTGGAGCCCATGTGCTCGGTGCTGCGCACGTTGCTGGCGATACCGCCCAAGCCGGGGGACTCGGCGCTCGTCGTCGGTGCCGGCCCCATCGGCCTCATCACCCTGCAGATCCTCAAGCAACACCAGGCCTGCCGCTCCGTCACCGTCATCGAGAAGGACCCGGTGCGCCTGGAGGTGGCCCGGCGTCTGGGGGCGGACCATGTCTTCCGCGGCCACGCGGACAAGGAGGCCCTGGAGCAGCTCGTCATCGACTCGGACGGCAGCCACGTCCAATACGTGTTCGACACGCTCAGCTACGTGGAGGACGAGGTGCGCGCCCTGTCCATGGGGCTGCTGTGCCCGGGCGGTACGTACATCATCTTCGGCTCCACCGAGCGGCCGCAGGCCATCGACACCTGGCCCATCCTCTCCAAGGGGCTCGCCATGCGCTCGGTGCCGTTCGACGTGCGCGGCTATCCCATGCACCACTCGGCGTGCGCCATGGCGCTGGGGCAGCGGCTGCTGCTGCATGGGCTCGTCTCGGTGTCGGAGCTCATCAGCCGCACCATCGACTTCGAGGATGTGGAGGCGGTGCGGAGCTCTTTCGAGCACTACGGCCGCGGCGGCGCGCTGAAGACCGTCGTCCGCCTGCCCTGA